One genomic segment of Candidatus Dadabacteria bacterium includes these proteins:
- a CDS encoding ATP-binding protein — protein MMVKRSKHLKELNRLLSHNPVVALLGARQVGKTTLARELARLRKGPTHFFDLESAVDLSRLADPLLALSSLRGLVVLDEIQRRPDLFPTLRVLSDRPRRPARFLVLGSASPELLRQSSETLAGRIAYCELPGFSLSEVGESKADLLWLRGGFPRSFTARSHRQSYEWRRFFIRDFLERDIPQLGIRIPSVTLDRFWSMLAHYHAQIWNGSELARAFGVSHHAVRRYLDALEATFMLRSLKPWSANISKRQVKSPKIYVRDSGILHNLLNVTTHAELERHPKVGASWEGFIVETLIQALGVEDRQCYFWATHSGPEIDLVVHQGGRLRGFEIKRTTTPAFTRSMRAALRDLRLTRVDIIHAGTESFTLDKQVHAIAAKRLLQDIS, from the coding sequence ATGATGGTTAAACGTTCCAAGCATTTAAAAGAACTGAACCGGCTTCTTTCCCATAATCCGGTCGTAGCCCTGCTGGGAGCCCGGCAGGTAGGGAAAACGACGCTGGCCCGGGAGCTTGCACGGCTCAGAAAAGGTCCGACTCATTTCTTCGACCTTGAATCCGCCGTCGACCTCTCGCGTCTCGCCGACCCCCTGCTTGCGCTCTCCTCCCTGCGCGGCCTCGTGGTGCTCGATGAAATCCAGCGGCGGCCCGATCTTTTCCCCACCCTGCGTGTGCTGTCGGACCGCCCCCGCCGGCCCGCCCGTTTCCTCGTTCTAGGCAGCGCATCTCCAGAACTGCTGCGCCAAAGCTCGGAAACCCTGGCCGGGCGGATTGCCTACTGCGAGCTTCCGGGATTCTCGCTCTCCGAGGTCGGCGAAAGCAAAGCCGATCTCCTCTGGCTTCGAGGCGGCTTCCCCCGTTCGTTCACCGCACGCAGCCACAGGCAAAGCTACGAGTGGAGGCGGTTTTTCATCCGGGACTTTCTTGAACGGGACATTCCCCAGCTTGGAATCAGGATACCGAGTGTGACCCTTGACCGCTTCTGGTCGATGCTCGCTCACTATCACGCGCAGATTTGGAACGGCTCGGAGCTCGCTCGTGCGTTCGGCGTTTCCCACCACGCCGTGCGTCGCTATCTTGATGCGCTTGAGGCGACATTCATGCTCCGAAGCCTTAAGCCTTGGAGCGCCAACATAAGCAAGCGTCAGGTGAAATCGCCGAAGATTTACGTGCGGGATTCAGGGATACTTCACAATCTCCTCAATGTAACTACCCACGCCGAGCTTGAGCGCCATCCCAAGGTAGGGGCTTCCTGGGAGGGATTCATCGTCGAAACCCTGATTCAGGCGCTCGGGGTCGAGGACAGGCAATGCTATTTCTGGGCAACTCATTCGGGACCGGAAATAGACCTTGTCGTGCACCAGGGCGGCCGCCTCCGCGGTTTTGAGATAAAACGTACCACAACTCCCGCTTTCACCCGCTCGATGCGGGCGGCGCTGCGCGACCTGAGGCTGACCAGAGTAGACATTATCCATGCGGGCACGGAAAGCTTTACGCTTGACAAACAGGTTCACGCAATTGCCGCCAAACGACTTTTACAGGACATTTCCTGA
- a CDS encoding TolC family protein, translating into MSKHFKIFLVFAACLLFVSVGAQALTLTQAKIMALEKNHDVRVWMLGVDAARGEYKSKRGVYDPEISFMASYADTKTPVLSAFIEDGIVNAEVFSFGSELSGKLPTGTFYKLYDLEVSRTETDSPLESLSPSWAASLGFSVGQELLRGFDIASNRVSVVLSRKNRDISVYEFELMVAKTLFDLERSYWGVVAAAHDRDLEKKAYDLALDLERRTRIKVEVGVLPRVALTQARSESAARKVRMINSENAYEASMDALKNLLVIPLEESVELLEVTDSMPTAYEPPSEAVAVVQAFENRPEMRRAEREMEKAQALKTFYSRQRLPRLTVEGRLEYLGLGGSENPDRLVFGEPGGVPRRFTDSSHAYDSIADRDFPSWSVTGKLSFPIFGRKAGGNYAKARADYDRSVISYQKQKDTVRLDVRNAIRETASSQKRMEAALLSTNLAKEVLGNEEEKFKAGLSTTRELLEAQRDLIGAESSYISAFASHRVALADLERARGTMIESNYFLIENHSDIGPYLEVD; encoded by the coding sequence ATGTCAAAACATTTTAAGATCTTTCTGGTTTTCGCCGCGTGTCTTCTCTTTGTCTCGGTCGGGGCGCAGGCCCTCACTCTCACGCAGGCGAAGATAATGGCCCTTGAGAAAAACCATGACGTAAGGGTATGGATGCTCGGCGTCGACGCCGCACGCGGGGAGTACAAGAGCAAACGGGGAGTCTATGACCCCGAGATAAGTTTCATGGCCTCCTACGCCGACACAAAAACCCCCGTTCTCAGCGCCTTCATAGAGGACGGAATAGTAAACGCCGAGGTTTTCTCCTTCGGAAGCGAACTCTCGGGGAAACTGCCCACCGGAACCTTCTACAAGCTCTACGATCTTGAAGTATCGCGGACCGAGACCGATTCTCCGCTTGAGAGCCTGAGCCCTTCGTGGGCCGCGAGCCTGGGTTTCAGCGTGGGGCAGGAGCTGCTCCGCGGCTTCGATATAGCCTCCAACAGGGTATCCGTGGTGCTCTCGAGAAAGAACAGGGACATATCCGTTTACGAATTCGAACTCATGGTGGCGAAGACTCTTTTCGATCTTGAGAGAAGCTACTGGGGAGTCGTGGCCGCGGCCCACGACCGCGATCTTGAGAAAAAAGCCTACGATCTTGCCCTGGACCTTGAGAGAAGAACCCGAATAAAAGTGGAGGTCGGGGTTCTGCCCAGGGTCGCCCTCACCCAGGCGCGCTCTGAAAGCGCCGCCAGGAAGGTGAGGATGATAAACTCCGAGAACGCCTACGAGGCGTCTATGGATGCGCTTAAAAACCTGCTCGTTATCCCCTTGGAGGAAAGCGTTGAGCTGCTCGAGGTAACCGATTCCATGCCTACTGCTTACGAACCGCCCTCGGAGGCCGTGGCCGTGGTGCAGGCGTTTGAGAACCGCCCCGAGATGCGCCGGGCGGAGCGGGAGATGGAGAAGGCACAGGCGCTTAAGACCTTCTACTCCCGCCAGAGACTGCCGCGTCTCACAGTCGAGGGCCGCCTCGAGTACCTGGGCCTTGGGGGCTCCGAGAATCCCGACAGGCTAGTTTTCGGAGAGCCTGGCGGCGTGCCCCGTCGCTTCACCGATTCCTCGCATGCCTACGACAGCATCGCCGACCGCGATTTTCCAAGCTGGAGCGTTACGGGGAAGTTAAGTTTTCCGATCTTCGGTAGAAAGGCCGGGGGAAACTACGCGAAAGCCCGCGCCGACTATGACCGAAGCGTTATAAGCTACCAGAAACAGAAAGATACAGTGCGCCTCGACGTTAGGAACGCCATAAGGGAGACCGCAAGCAGCCAGAAGAGGATGGAAGCCGCCCTGCTTTCCACCAATCTCGCAAAGGAGGTGCTCGGGAACGAGGAAGAGAAGTTCAAGGCGGGACTTTCCACCACCAGGGAACTCCTCGAAGCGCAGAGGGATCTCATAGGCGCGGAGTCTAGCTACATAAGCGCTTTTGCCAGCCACCGGGTAGCCCTTGCCGATCTTGAGCGCGCGAGGGGGACAATGATAGAGAGCAACTACTTTCTAATAGAGAACCACTCCGACATCGGGCCTTATCTTGAAGTTGACTGA
- a CDS encoding ATP-binding protein, translating to MSDNEFPREIAVSVRRMAGHFPAVIVTGARQTGKTTLLTKLFGDYNYVSLDLPAEAQLAEEDPQSFLSRHPAPLLVDEVQYAPRLFRYLKVEIDKRRDMNGRFILAGSQKFSLMQGVSESLAGRCGVLELEGLTVQELGPVFSRMEEGEGMAGILARGFMPQLWKDPAMRPPDYFASYQATCLERDVRQLLNVSSLRDFDRFMRALALRSGQLLNKSEIAKETGINSKTADKWLNVLVASNQVTLLEPWFANPGKRLAKTPKLFFNDVGLLCFLLGLKGQAVTESYLIGVIWETFVFGELRKYLSLAAPEATIWHYRDQSRETDFIIEKDGRLTLAEAKWKEFPTPRDFAQALKVHELLGPRARLPVMVLCRTRQSFPVAEGLLAVNAFRLREHLT from the coding sequence ATGTCGGATAATGAGTTTCCAAGAGAAATAGCCGTGTCAGTCAGGCGCATGGCGGGGCACTTTCCTGCCGTTATTGTTACGGGCGCTCGTCAGACGGGCAAGACAACGCTGCTGACAAAACTGTTCGGGGACTACAACTACGTAAGTCTCGACCTTCCGGCGGAAGCGCAGTTGGCAGAAGAGGATCCTCAGTCGTTTCTGTCGCGTCATCCCGCGCCGCTGCTCGTGGATGAGGTTCAGTACGCCCCTAGGCTGTTTCGCTACCTGAAGGTTGAAATAGACAAGCGCAGGGATATGAACGGACGCTTCATTCTTGCCGGGTCGCAGAAATTCAGCCTGATGCAGGGAGTCTCGGAGTCCTTGGCGGGACGTTGCGGCGTGCTTGAGCTTGAAGGCCTTACGGTTCAGGAACTTGGACCCGTGTTTTCCCGCATGGAAGAGGGCGAGGGGATGGCCGGGATTCTCGCTCGCGGGTTTATGCCGCAGCTCTGGAAGGATCCGGCGATGAGGCCCCCGGACTATTTTGCCAGCTATCAGGCGACTTGTCTTGAGCGCGATGTGCGCCAGCTTTTAAATGTTTCGTCGTTGCGGGACTTTGACCGCTTCATGCGCGCCCTGGCTCTTCGCAGCGGACAATTGCTTAACAAGTCGGAAATTGCCAAGGAAACGGGAATAAACAGCAAAACCGCCGACAAGTGGCTGAATGTGCTCGTGGCTTCCAACCAGGTTACGCTGCTTGAACCCTGGTTTGCGAATCCGGGGAAGCGTCTTGCGAAGACGCCCAAACTTTTTTTCAATGATGTCGGGTTGCTGTGTTTCCTTCTGGGGCTTAAAGGACAGGCGGTGACCGAAAGCTACCTGATTGGAGTGATATGGGAGACTTTTGTTTTTGGCGAACTGCGGAAATACCTGTCTCTGGCGGCTCCGGAAGCGACCATATGGCACTATCGGGACCAGTCACGCGAAACGGATTTCATTATCGAGAAGGACGGACGTCTGACTCTGGCGGAAGCGAAATGGAAGGAATTTCCGACGCCGCGTGACTTTGCTCAAGCCCTAAAGGTTCACGAACTGCTCGGACCGCGGGCAAGATTGCCTGTTATGGTGCTGTGCCGTACCCGTCAGAGTTTTCCGGTTGCGGAAGGACTGCTTGCCGTAAACGCGTTCAGACTCCGGGAACACCTGACATGA